The following DNA comes from Brassica oleracea var. oleracea cultivar TO1000 chromosome C5, BOL, whole genome shotgun sequence.
TCTGTTTTGAAGTTGCTTAATTCAAACTAGAATATAATAAGTGGTTGTGACTAATTGTCTGGTGAGAGAACTCATAAGAAAGAAGCATATCGTTATTCATTATTTGGTTGTTTGTGTGAGTTCAAAGTTGTAAGCAGCGTAAGGTGTTATACCTATGTTTTATAGATGGTGAGTTTAAGTTATAAATTTTCTTGGCTTCTTGTAATATTTTGTTTAAAAGACCATTTATTTCAGAAGTGTTTGATTTATTGAATCAATGGTTTGTGATGAATTGATTGTTTGCTTACGTTAGATTTTTAATTTTTATCAAGATTATCTATAAATATTTATATTTTGTGTGGATTTGTAAGAGAGCATCATAATTTTGAATTAGTATTTTACTTATTATGTATGAATCATTATTCTTGTTTATTTATCATGACTTCTTTCTATTGAAATTGTTTGATGGTAAAATATTTAACTTTATTTTGTTGAGTCAAGTTAAATTTCCTAATGAGGTTGTTAAGATGGCTTAATAGAGCTATGTTCTTTTTTTGCTGGATTAGTCTTTAATATATTTTCTGTTAAGTCATCTACTTTTATTTATATTTTATGTGTTTCTTGTCAAAAAAAATTATAATGTGGTTTTCCGTTTAGACTCTGCATATATGTACTATTTTATATAAATATTAAATTTATGCTTGAAATTTTTTAAAAAAATCACATTTATTTTGTGTGTTATATATTTTTTTTTATTATATCATATTTTATTTTATTTTCTCAACTTTGAATTTTTTAATTTTTTTTGTTATAATTATGTGTTAATTTTGGGTTTTGGGTTGAATCATTTTCTTGTTAATTTTATTTAAACTCGATGAAACTAAAAAGACAATATCATAAACAAATTTTCCACCCTTTTGTTTTTATAAAAGTTTATTTTATTATTGGAATTTTTACATTATTGAATTATATTATGTATTGTCACTAAATTATTATTTGTTGGCTAATTATATATTTTTAAAACTCTGTTGACTAATTTTGCATTAACCTTTTTGTTCTTATAAGAAAAATCAACTCAGTATATATCAATGAACTCTTATTGTTTTAACTTAGATACAAAATTAAAATTATAGTGCTCTCAATTGCATTTAATTATTGTTGTAAATATATAAGGTCGAAATACTGGTTTTGTCCATCATGATGTCACATCTAATATTGTGAAAAATTATACACTTGTTTAGCATAATATTTCTGCCAAAAAATTATATATATTTGTGCCAAAAATACTACAGATATATATTAATCATACAAATAAAATTCTTTTGTGTGATTTTAAATTATACACTTTATTATTATTATTATTATTATTTTGCTAAAAAAATATAACACTTTATTATTTTATGTAATACCAATATAAATAATTATTAATTACAAATATGATTTATTTACATATATAATATTATAATAAAAATAATGAGAAATTCCCTAGGATATACCTAAAAAGGTTTTTGTCAGAAATATAGACCTCAAAAATAAAAATGACCAAAATAGACTTAAATGTTTTATCAAAAGAAGTAAATATACACTTATACTCCTAGGGTTAATTAATCTACACATTAGGGTTTGGAGTTAAGGGGGTGGAGTTTAGGGTTTAAAAATAAAAAAAAATGTTAAAATTTTCAAAATAAAAAATGCTATTTTGGTCATTTTAGTTTTTGAGGTCTATTTTTGTGACAAAACTTTAAAAAAATCTATTTAAGATAATTGCCCAAAAATAATTTTCTATTAAATATTTCTTGATCTGTGAGCAATCTCAGGCTTTCTTTTCCTTGATAAACTGTAATGCAAGATTTATAAGAGATAAAGAACAAAGCAATAGTTTGTAGCTGAAGGCGAGAAGAGTTTTGTAGAAGTTGGAATCTTGTTGATGTGTGTGTTCTCAAGACCGTCAGTGAAGATGAGTGTAGTTGGCGGTTGTTTGTTTTGTTAATGATCATCGTTAAATAACATAAATGTGGTGTTATAAGCTGACGGGAATTTAAATCATTAGAATCATAAGTTACATCGAGTCTAAAGCAGCCAAATGAAAGGAAAAAAGTGAGCTCATATGTTATTACAGAACCAAAAATCATTATCGCAGAAAGCAGAAGAGATCGATTACTAATACTTGTAAAGAAAATCAAGACTGCCAGAGATCTGTGATTCTAAACCCAGCAACTCCACCAGGCCCTCCCATTGCTGCATGTTAAAGTATGAACTAAAAAGGGCAAATACATAAGAAAATATGTTTGGAGTATGACTTGGAGAATATATACTTTGAGACTTTTATTGGACACTGATTTTCCAACATAACAAAACAGCTTTTGACAACCATCACTTTTAGATAGTGCTCGGCCCGGGCTTGCTGAAGCCGAAAAATCCCTGACCCTTTCTCCACATGTTTTCAATGATGCACTTCAGAGATCTAAGCATCATAACTTAGTTTTTTCAGCAACTTTTGAGATAAGAAAACACAAGTGTAAAATATATTTTGAACATGTCAATACTGTTATAAGTTTAGAGTTGGCATTACTAAATTCATATAGATTGCAAATCTCTAGACTCTGCATCAGGAGAAACGTAATAACCATGTGAAGCCTTCAGACAAGATCTTAAGAATTAAAGCAACAATAGAGAATGGTAATAGGTGTAACTTAAATAAGCAACTGATTTTCTTTACCTGGCTGCCAACAGAACAACAGCTCTGATAAGCGTAATCCATGTTTCTCGCAAGATGGTAGATAAGCAGGAGTTATCTGAAAAAATCCAAACATAAAGAATACACAACAGGTACCAACATGGATAAGTTCTCTGCAACTTTAGATTGATATTTTTACAGGAAGAAGGTACATGATAAGTGAAAAAAGAAACGGTACCTGACAAGTCAAAGAATGAGAAGAAAGACTTGATCATAGACAACTCTATGGAGCTCTTCCATGTTATTTCCCCCAAATTCGCTGCTAATCATGTGTAAGAACTTCTGCTTCATCGCTTCCATATGTGAATAAGTTCATCATGTGTGACAAAAAGTATTGCCATGGATCCGATAAACAATATTGCATTCTCAACTGAATCAACAACCGCCTTGCCTAGCCGGACTCTTTGAAACACACTGCTAGCGCAACTTGCATCGCTTCATTACACAATGCCAAATTGCTGAGAAAGTTACAGCTTTGGTTAGGATTAAAATCCAATGGCCTCAACTTCACAAAATACGACGACATGTAATCACCACGGAGCTTCTGCTCCGCCTCCTCTGAAACTCCTCTCCGCCTTGGAGTCTGTAATCCGCCATCTTGATTGAATCCTGTCAACATATGAAAACTAAACCGAAGGTATATCAAATGTCTAGATCTCTTAGACTTTATAACTGTTTCTTACGATCTGAATTTTGATTCATTCTTCTGCGTTTGATACTAATTGCTGATCGTCTCGGATGTACAGTAACTGGTTGTTAGAACAAACTATTCTTCTCGATCTCGTTTGAGTTGTGGTGGCCATCGTCGCACCTTGTAACCTTCAGCCTGTTACTGTGGGATGGAAGAGGTCGTTTTAGACGTTACGGGGAGGTGAAAGCCATCTCGAAAGTTTAGTCCGTAAGAAGAAGAGGAACCAGAGGAAAAGGAAACCTAAATATTGACGTCTTTTTCCATTTTGTTTAAGTCCATCTGCAATAAAAAAATTTGTTTACAAAGTCCATCGGCAACAGAAAGCCTAGTACAAACATTGGGAACAAAACGCAATTTCAGCTTGTGTTTAAGAGTGACACGTGTCCAAAAATGTCTCCTCCTCTTTGCTGACGTGGCGGCACGTGGAGAGAGGCAAGTCAACTTTATTTATAAAGATCTTCACTAACAATTCAACCGTAAGGGTTTTTTACCTCTCTCCAACACCCCACCTCTAACCAAAAATCATGAGAAGATATCTAAATCAATTTCACTTCTTTCCTTATGGTTTTAAGAAGGAAACAACACCTGGATGCACATTAGTTTTCTGATCTGAACCCTCAGCTGCCGTGAACGTCTAAGACATTCAGTTATACTTTCAGCATCAAACGGCAACCAAATTGTATTCTACAAACAACCAATAATATTAGGTTGACTGAAAACTGTTAACTAAATTTCAGTGTGTGGTTAACAGTTAACTGATACAAGTAAAATTCTTTCACAGCTTTTACCGGCATTGCAACAAAAGAATTCAAATAACTTGCATGGTTAAGCAGGAAAACGATAGAACAAGCAGCATATATGAACTTTGTTCCCCCATCGAGCAGAAGCTCTCTATACTGATACAATCATTGTAAACATACTCTTCGGATAAAAATTTTGTAACTCATTTTGAAAATTCTAATTAGTTCTTTTCGGTTAACATGATTTATCGATCTTCAAATATGACAATATATACATACTCTATATATATATATATATATATATTCAAACAGTAATGATCAAAAAGTATTAGATTTTTATGTGTGTACCTAACTTAAAATATTTTTTTATTACAGTGAATCGGATATATCATATAAATCAACAATTTAAATAAAAATGTATAAAATAAAAAGTATAACAAACATATAAAAGGAAAAATAACATAAACTAACACAATCAACCGCAATTGTTTTTTTTAATATTATTCTTATTATCATAGTCAAATTAGAAAACCATTTAAAAAAATAAAACAAATTCATTTTCATGAAAAACATTAATGGTCGAACAAGTATATAATCCCTAAATGGAATAATAAAATAGATAGTAATTTAAAAAAACAGTAATATTTAATACTATTTAAACTAAAATTTCAAAAATTTGTTAGATTTGATTATTTGTTCACCCGTAGGACGGGCTACACCCTAGTATATAATAATCTAAATGTTACAAATCATAATACACTAAAAGTATAAAACTCATCATGTCTAAAACATGGTGAAGAGCTCAGGGACGCAAATACTTTTTTTTCGGTCGGGCCAATCGTTCTCTATTGTGTGTATGAGTTCGAAATTAGATATGCTTCTTTAAGATTTTTCATTGTTACCAAGCGGGCATGAGTTTTGGTGCTTTTAGCATTTTGCTGGATCTTATATTTTAAATGATTCCAAGTGGCAATCGTTTCACTCCTTTGATCGTCTCTCTTTCTCCTAGTGTTGGAGATTTGAAGGCTTAAATTATTGTCTTGAAGGACCAAAAGTTAAGAGACACATAGATGATGGAATGTAAACTACTTCCGATGATGGAAACTTTAACTACTTCCACTGACATTAAACCCAAATTAAATTAAAGGCCCTTAGTTAAATTAAACCAAAGTTTAGCAATTTCTTCTTTTCAAACGAATGAAAGGGAGAAAACAAAACGTAATTTTGTCAAAAAGTTTAGCAATTGGTTATACTTTGCTTGCATGAGAAATATTCTCTTTATGTTTTTGAATATTGTAATTTGTTTCCGTACATTGTTGATTTCCCTTAGTTCTAATTTGTTGACCAACATCTATGAATTAGGAAGCACTTTACTTCAAAATATTGCACTAAAAGAAACACACAATTTGACTTTTTATATTCACATCAAAAATTAACAAACTGTAATTATGGATGTATATAGGTCTATAAACAACATGTTTCACCAAATCTAAACTTGCGTAAGGTCTATAACCTTTACTTTTGCTCTCTACTAATAAAACAAACTTTCCATCTGTCTTATGTTTCAGAGCTTCTATTTTGCCTATGGCCTGCATGATTGGACCAGCTTTGATTCATACGTCACTCATTCCGTTGGAGGTTTCATATATTTCAAGATCAACAATATTTATGTTCTTCTATTAAAGACTGCTGTAGAATCTTTAGATCACTAATGAGAAAAATGATCCACAAAAGGATAAAGAGCATTTTCAATTAGCCCCCCTCCCTTTCGAATTTCTCTGTCCTTGTCATGTATTCACACCCTATATTTCAATGTGTTTATATACAGTAAAACATATATAAATTAATACTCGATAAATTAATATTTCTATAAATTAATAAATTTCGCCGGTCCTAACTTAGACCAGTTCAAAATTTGACACAAATCAATAAAACAATAAGATAATATTTAAAAAAAACAAAATACTACGTAAATATATGGTCCCATTAAAATTATAAATTAATAATTTATATGTATACATATTTTATATAAGTAAAAACTTATTATTATAGTATTTATTTTATATTCAAAATTGAATTATATTTATAGTTTCTTAACACTTAATATATTTTTGATTAGATTTAGTAGTATTATTTCTAAAACACACATTTAAGTTCTATGCAATATATATTATATACACCAAATAATATAATGAAATGAATATAAATGTCAAATTTGAAAAATAACAATTATCTTAGAATAAATATATATTAAAATAATAAATCTAAATAAAGAAATTTTTTTAAATTATATTTCTATAAATTAATAAAATTTTAAAATTCTAACATTGTTAATTTATAAAGTTTCTGCTGTGTTTGACAACATCTTCAATTAGCCCCCTTCCCTTTTTTCCGTATTTTTTTTTTTTTTTGAAACATAAAAGACCGTATATTAATTTGTTGACTTCCCAATAAATTTGGCTCTACATTTCTTTTCGGGAAAATGAAAAAAGAAAACAATGTGGAAAATATTGAATGGCGCATTGAACAAGGAAGATTTAAATGCGCCGGCTTTGTAGTTTGTGCAAGTTGCAACATCCCGCGCGTTCCAAGTCAACCTCGTATTCCACGCAAATCGTATCTTAATCAATATGGCTATCTCGTCTCATTTATTCTCTCTCTTCTCGAAAGTAAGATGTTTTAATTTTTTTCCATAAATATAAATTTTCTATATGTTTAAAATATTTTTTTATACTTTTAAAAAACATTAAATAAAAATATTTGAATTGATTAAATTTCATTGGTGAAAAGTTATTAGAAAATGTATAATAAAGTAAAAAAAAAATTAAATTATAAACATTTATTGAATTCTTAATAAACGTGAACACTTTAGAAAATCTTACGTTTAGGAACAGACGTAGTATACTATATGTCAAATTGTCAACGTTTCTTCTCTTCTGTCTCAAATTTATAACATTCCCACTCTTTCATTATAACGGCATTTTTATGGTCATGTAAGTTTGTATGACTCAAGTTTAGACTCTTTTTTTTTGTTGGATTTCAAAAATGTAGGAACAAAGTTATACATATTTGTTTGGATTAAAATAATTTCAATAATTCGATAAAAAATATATGACAATATTACGGAATAACATTTTTGAAGTTAAACATTAAGTTTTGGTTTAAATCATATGTGTTTGAATTCTAATTAGTTTTCTGATTGTTTAAGCTATATGATGATTGGTTAGCGGAGTTGAATTCGGCACATTACTCCAAGTATAATGAATACATGCATTATATACATTTAATCATATATAGCGTATGTTTGAGTTGAACCGGTTCAATGATATGACCAACATAAGTTTTGAAAATTGCTATAAACAACTAGTATATCAAGACGTAACTCTTGGTTTAACTTGTCATGGATAGGGCAATACGGAAAAATCTTTACGTATACCCTAAAAAGCCTAAATTACTGGGAATCGCTCGTCAATCACGGGTCACAACCCGACCCGATCAACCGTATCTACCCAACATGGTCCACCTTCGTCCAATCAATTAAATCCACGTAGGAACTATCCATTGTCACTTGTCTCGTGGAATCCCAAATGACTCTTTCTTTTTCGAGTATAAAAGAGCCTACGCACAACGAGTCTTTCATATCTCTCCCGCTATATATTACAAATACAAATAAAAAAAGAACAGAACCAAACTCAAGAGTTATAAAAATGGCGGGAAAATCGTTAACTTTGTCGGGACTGGCGGCGGCGATTATTCTCGTTATGCTTCTACTTTCACCGGAGATCTGCACCGGACATGACTATCGCGACGCTCTCAAGAAGAGCATCCTTTTCTTCGAAGGTCAACGCTCCGGCAAGCTGCCACCAGATCAACGCCTCAAGTGGCGCCGTGACTCCGCATTACGAGACGGTTCCTCCGCCGGCGTACGTCCACCGTCTTCAAAACCCTCTCTTTATTAATAACTCGCAATCTTTTACTGATATTTGTTTTTTTTATTTTCAGGTGGACTTGACCGGAGGCTACTACGACGCCGGAGACAACGTGAAGTTCGGTTTCCCGATGGCCTTCACGACGACCATGATGTCATGGAGCGTCATAGACTTCGGGAAAACGATGGGACCGGAGTTAGAAAACGCCGTGAAAGCGATCAAATGGGGAACGGACTACCTCCTCAAAGCGACTGCGATTCCCAGCGTCGTGTTCGTACAAGTCGGAGACGCTTACTCCGACCACAACTGCTGGGAACGTCCTGAGGACATGGACACGCTACGAACGGTTTACAAAGTCGACAAGGATCATCCTGGTTCTGAAGTCGCTGGCGAGACTGCCGCCGCTTTAGCCGCCGCGTCGATCGTGTTTGCGAAACGCGATCCAGCATACTCCAAACGCCTGCTGGACCGTGCAGCAAGGGTACTCTACTTTAATTTTACTTTAACGTTCTTAATTTTCTTCTTTTTTAACAAAAATTGCATGCTTTGTCCAAAAGTTTAAACAGATAATTATGCTTTGCTTGCGTGATTAATGCTCTCTTTTATGTTTTATTATCCGTACACTTTTGATTTCTTGTTCTAACAAATTTTGACAAACATGCAATTTACGCTACTGTTAACTATAAAGCACTTCACTTTAAAATAAATAAATAAATAAAAACCACAAAATCTGACTTTGTTTTTATTTATTTGTTTGTTTTGGTCAACATCTGGCTTTCTTTAATGACTTTCAAAATGTTAATTCATTAAATCATGGATGTAGGTGTTTGCGTTCGCTAATAAGTACAGAGGAGCGTACAGTGATAGTCTTCGCCAAGCAGTATGTCCTTTTTACTGCAATTTCAACGGTTACGAGGTAACTAAAGGTTTTAATTACCACAATTAGATCTCATAATCAAAAGAAGTAAAACGTTAACCAGATGAGTGTGCGTGCAGGATGAGTTGCTCTGGGGAGCGGCATGGCTACACAAAGCTTCGAAGAAACGAGTATATAGATTGTATATTGTGAAGAACAAAGAGATTCTTAGAGCTGGAGAAACTATTCACGAGTTTGGTTGGGATAACAAACATGCTGGGATTAATGTCTTAATCTCCAAAATGGTCTTAATGGGAAAAGCAGATTATTTTCAGAGCTTTAAGCAAAACGCTGACGAGTTTATCTGTTCTTTATTGCCTGGGATTTCTCACCCTCAAGTGGAATACTCACTAGGTAAAATAAAAAAAGTTTTAATTAACTAGTTTCTCTTGTTTCAAAAAAATAAAAATAAAAATAAACTAGTTTCTCTAGTGACTTTATTTGTACTCATCATGTTTGATTTTTACTGGGTAATTTAACACAAACACAGGAGGATTACTAGTGAAAAGTGGAGGGAGTAACATGCAGCATGTAACATCTTTGTCATTTCTATTATTAACATATTCTAATTACCTAAGTCACGCCAAGAAGGTGGTGCCTTGTGGCCAATTCTCAGCTTCTCCAGCTCTTCTCCGTCAAGTAGCCAAGCGACAGGTAACTAATTAACATTCTTACATTTCCCTGTTTCAGCACCGAGATGGAGTGAACATAATAGTATTTTCTGTGCTTGTGTCGTACGTTAATGTAGGTGGACTACATACTAGGAGATAATCCAATGAAAATGTCGTACATGGTTGGGTATGGTTCGAGGTTTCCACAGAGGATTCACCATCGTGGAAGCTCGGTTCCTTCGGTCGTGGATCATCCTGCTCGCATAGGGTGCAAAGA
Coding sequences within:
- the LOC106293481 gene encoding endoglucanase 4 — protein: MAGKSLTLSGLAAAIILVMLLLSPEICTGHDYRDALKKSILFFEGQRSGKLPPDQRLKWRRDSALRDGSSAGVDLTGGYYDAGDNVKFGFPMAFTTTMMSWSVIDFGKTMGPELENAVKAIKWGTDYLLKATAIPSVVFVQVGDAYSDHNCWERPEDMDTLRTVYKVDKDHPGSEVAGETAAALAAASIVFAKRDPAYSKRLLDRAARVFAFANKYRGAYSDSLRQAVCPFYCNFNGYEDELLWGAAWLHKASKKRVYRLYIVKNKEILRAGETIHEFGWDNKHAGINVLISKMVLMGKADYFQSFKQNADEFICSLLPGISHPQVEYSLGGLLVKSGGSNMQHVTSLSFLLLTYSNYLSHAKKVVPCGQFSASPALLRQVAKRQVDYILGDNPMKMSYMVGYGSRFPQRIHHRGSSVPSVVDHPARIGCKEGSRYFLSPNPNPNLLIGAVVGGPNVTDDFPDSRPYFQLTEPTTYINAPLLGLLSYFSAHA